In Bacillus thermozeamaize, a single window of DNA contains:
- a CDS encoding acyl-CoA synthetase (activates fatty acids by binding to coenzyme A) produces the protein MSGVQHQDEQAYLEHLRALWEKNRPSFLPKEPHYPFGEVPMTEYLRNWAQRTPDKPCIIFYGKELTFRQLDDLSSRFASFLAAKGLKKGDRVAVFLPNCPQFLIAFYGILKLGCIHVPVNPMFKAQELLYVLQDSEAKVIVTLDQLYPIVQQVRGESSLVEVVTTRFRDFLPDEPAFTVHPSLLAPDRDCPGSVDLMQTLAEQKADYPDHGVGLDDVAALNYTGGTTGLPKGCAHTQRNMLYTSATAVTYGFRLTPEDVTLGYLPVFWIAGEDAGVLIPVFNGSTHILLARWDAKAMLEAIHRYRPTLTGGIVDNFVELMERPDVGAYDLTSLRDTFVSSFIKKMNVDYRRRWKALTGCIMREAAYGMTETHTVDTYTTGFQDGDKDLLGRPVFCGLPMPGTEIKIVDFETRQLVPLGQEGEIAIRTPSLLKYYWNKPEETKKALQDGWLYTGDIGMLDEEGCLHYLGRRKEMLKVKGMSVFPSELEIMICNHPSVEGCGVIGVPDEEKGEVPVAFVKLRPEFAGKVGEKELEDWCRENMAAYKVPRVKILDEFPLTATGKIKKEELRELA, from the coding sequence ATGTCTGGCGTACAGCACCAAGATGAGCAAGCCTATCTGGAACACTTGCGCGCGTTGTGGGAGAAAAACCGGCCATCCTTTTTGCCGAAGGAACCGCACTATCCCTTCGGGGAGGTGCCGATGACCGAGTATCTGCGCAACTGGGCGCAGCGGACGCCGGACAAACCCTGCATCATCTTCTACGGAAAGGAACTCACCTTCCGGCAGCTGGATGATCTCAGCAGCCGGTTTGCCTCTTTCCTGGCGGCCAAAGGGCTCAAGAAAGGGGACCGGGTGGCTGTTTTTCTCCCCAACTGCCCGCAGTTTCTGATCGCCTTTTACGGCATTTTGAAACTTGGCTGCATCCATGTGCCGGTCAACCCGATGTTCAAGGCGCAAGAGCTGCTGTACGTGCTTCAGGACAGTGAGGCCAAAGTGATCGTTACGCTGGATCAATTGTACCCCATCGTCCAGCAAGTGCGGGGAGAATCCAGTCTTGTTGAAGTGGTCACCACCAGGTTCCGGGATTTTCTGCCGGATGAGCCTGCATTTACGGTGCACCCGTCGTTGCTGGCACCCGACCGGGATTGTCCTGGGAGCGTCGATCTGATGCAGACGCTGGCTGAACAGAAGGCAGACTACCCGGATCATGGCGTCGGACTGGATGATGTGGCGGCGCTGAATTATACCGGCGGCACCACCGGGCTGCCGAAAGGATGCGCCCACACGCAGCGGAACATGCTTTATACGTCAGCTACCGCGGTGACCTACGGATTCCGGCTGACGCCGGAAGATGTGACGCTGGGGTATCTGCCGGTCTTCTGGATTGCCGGGGAGGATGCGGGCGTGCTCATCCCGGTCTTTAACGGTTCCACGCACATCCTTCTGGCGCGCTGGGATGCCAAGGCTATGCTGGAGGCCATCCACCGGTACCGACCAACCTTGACGGGCGGAATCGTGGACAATTTTGTCGAGTTGATGGAGCGGCCGGATGTGGGAGCGTATGACCTGACTTCGTTGCGGGATACCTTTGTCAGTTCGTTTATCAAGAAGATGAACGTGGACTACCGCCGTCGCTGGAAGGCGCTGACCGGCTGCATCATGCGGGAGGCCGCCTACGGGATGACCGAAACGCATACCGTGGACACCTATACGACCGGATTTCAGGATGGGGACAAGGATCTCTTGGGCCGGCCGGTGTTCTGCGGTTTGCCGATGCCGGGAACCGAAATCAAAATCGTCGATTTCGAGACGCGCCAGTTGGTCCCGCTGGGACAGGAAGGCGAAATCGCGATTCGCACACCATCCTTGTTGAAATATTACTGGAACAAGCCGGAAGAAACCAAAAAGGCGCTTCAGGACGGGTGGCTGTACACGGGAGACATCGGGATGCTGGATGAAGAGGGCTGTCTGCATTACCTCGGCAGGAGGAAAGAAATGCTCAAGGTGAAGGGGATGAGCGTCTTTCCGTCCGAGCTGGAGATCATGATCTGCAATCATCCGTCCGTGGAGGGATGCGGCGTGATCGGCGTGCCGGACGAGGAAAAAGGCGAGGTGCCGGTGGCTTTTGTCAAGCTCCGTCCCGAATTTGCCGGGAAGGTGGGCGAGAAGGAGCTGGAAGACTGGTGCCGGGAAAACATGGCCGCCTACAAAGTGCCACGGGTGAAGATCCTCGATGAGTTTCCGCTGACCGCTACCGGAAAAATCAAGAAAGAGGAACTGCGGGAGTTGGCATAA